One region of Olleya sp. Hel_I_94 genomic DNA includes:
- a CDS encoding glycosyltransferase — MTLIFWQNIISPHQLPYIKEICNVFPDIKVLLVVEKQMAEHRELMGWKTEAVQQRDGFKIVVNPNATQIKSLIEHNLIAQHFFSGIRANPMVLQAFKQSLNYKVKRHLIVEGPFLYKYPRVLHYFKTILTDYKYFKHISNVFAIGSHALNWYPKFGFKKHQIIPFSYCVEHVKVVKSTRNTGVIKFLFIGGLTHRKGVDLLLKSFINIKQDYILDIIGDGQERAYLETYCKANDLKNVRFLGTKDNNEIRHLIDNYDVHILPSRHDGWGAVINEALMSGLFVLCSSNCGAQQLIIDKFNGVVFSHKKKNDTYNALKYCIKNIEHIRDKKTAIKDWSTCIEGTTLAKYFVSALQTEQPITPSWKVINSNKI, encoded by the coding sequence ATGACATTAATCTTTTGGCAAAATATAATTTCACCACATCAATTACCTTACATAAAAGAGATTTGTAATGTGTTTCCAGATATTAAAGTACTATTAGTGGTAGAAAAGCAAATGGCAGAACACCGTGAATTAATGGGTTGGAAAACTGAGGCTGTACAACAAAGGGATGGGTTTAAAATTGTTGTAAATCCAAACGCAACCCAAATAAAGTCATTGATTGAGCATAATCTAATAGCACAACATTTTTTTTCTGGGATTAGAGCTAACCCAATGGTGTTACAGGCTTTTAAGCAAAGTTTAAACTATAAAGTTAAAAGACATTTAATTGTTGAAGGACCATTTTTGTATAAGTATCCACGTGTACTGCATTACTTTAAAACAATACTAACGGATTATAAATATTTTAAACATATTAGTAACGTGTTTGCTATTGGTAGTCATGCTTTAAATTGGTATCCTAAATTTGGTTTTAAAAAACATCAAATTATTCCTTTTAGTTACTGCGTAGAGCATGTTAAAGTTGTAAAATCAACAAGAAACACAGGTGTTATAAAGTTTTTATTTATTGGAGGATTAACACATAGAAAAGGTGTTGATTTATTATTAAAATCTTTTATAAATATTAAGCAAGACTATATTTTGGATATTATTGGAGATGGACAAGAACGAGCATATTTGGAAACGTATTGTAAAGCTAATGATCTAAAAAATGTTCGCTTTTTAGGAACAAAAGATAATAATGAAATTAGGCACTTAATTGATAATTACGATGTTCATATCCTTCCGTCACGTCACGATGGTTGGGGAGCAGTAATTAATGAGGCTTTAATGTCTGGATTATTTGTATTGTGTAGTAGTAATTGTGGAGCGCAACAATTAATAATCGACAAGTTTAATGGTGTAGTGTTTTCTCATAAAAAGAAAAACGATACTTATAATGCACTTAAGTATTGCATAAAAAATATTGAACATATCAGAGATAAAAAAACAGCTATTAAGGACTGGAGCACGTGTATTGAAGGGACTACTTTGGCAAAGTATTTTGTGTCTGCATTACAAACAGAACAACCAATAACACCATCTTGGAAGGTAATTAATTCTAATAAAATTTAA
- a CDS encoding glycosyltransferase family 4 protein, producing MKILFPIGSFYPTTFGGPGAILYWHGVYLKKHNIQPTFVTTTAGITDPIISNQFLDKPCGLVYYGKGGVLNFKTIKVMLAEVKKTDLIHLTSLFSPISIICFLYAFFFYPKTKVVWSVRGELNTKALAISKQKKKWLLKLYTLITKKVTFASTALKETVEINKIFPNKVIQIPNVMPTSIKLERKTSEIRFLFLGRIHPIKNLDGLIQGVCNSDTFKNHKVYLDIAGVCDARDSVYLDSLKTVIRQNKMEQKISFLGHVAGKQKEQLLANAYFLILPSHSENFGNVVIEALNQGTPVIASKNTPWQELETYNCGFWIENSPEKMAAIIDKAYNLSDLNYLTYRKHALTLNNTKYKIETRIKDWVNAYKLLVQ from the coding sequence ATGAAAATTCTTTTCCCAATAGGTTCATTTTATCCCACAACGTTTGGTGGTCCAGGTGCAATATTATATTGGCATGGTGTATATCTAAAAAAGCACAATATACAGCCTACTTTTGTTACTACAACTGCAGGTATTACAGACCCTATAATTTCAAATCAGTTTTTGGATAAGCCTTGTGGTTTAGTGTATTATGGTAAAGGTGGTGTGCTTAATTTTAAAACCATCAAGGTCATGTTGGCTGAAGTAAAAAAAACAGACTTAATCCATTTAACAAGTTTATTTAGTCCAATTAGTATTATTTGCTTTTTATATGCATTCTTTTTTTATCCTAAAACAAAGGTGGTTTGGTCAGTAAGAGGCGAGTTAAATACTAAGGCTTTGGCAATTAGTAAACAAAAAAAGAAATGGCTTTTAAAATTATATACGCTTATAACTAAAAAGGTAACATTTGCTAGTACTGCTTTAAAAGAAACAGTTGAAATAAATAAAATTTTTCCAAATAAAGTTATACAAATACCTAATGTGATGCCTACTTCTATAAAACTTGAACGTAAGACATCTGAAATTAGATTTTTGTTTTTAGGCAGAATACATCCTATAAAAAATTTAGATGGACTAATACAAGGTGTTTGTAATAGCGATACATTTAAAAACCATAAAGTATATTTGGATATTGCAGGTGTTTGTGATGCTAGAGATAGTGTGTATTTAGATAGTCTTAAAACAGTAATTAGACAAAATAAAATGGAACAAAAAATTTCGTTTTTAGGTCATGTTGCAGGTAAGCAAAAAGAGCAATTGTTAGCTAATGCTTATTTTTTAATATTACCAAGTCATAGCGAGAATTTTGGAAATGTTGTTATTGAAGCGCTTAATCAAGGTACACCTGTAATAGCCTCTAAAAACACACCTTGGCAAGAGTTAGAAACATACAATTGTGGTTTTTGGATTGAAAACTCTCCAGAGAAAATGGCTGCCATAATTGATAAAGCTTATAATTTAAGTGATTTAAATTACCTAACGTATCGTAAACACGCTTTGACGTTAAATAACACTAAATACAAAATAGAAACACGTATTAAGGATTGGGTAAACGCTTATAAGTTACTAGTACAATAA
- a CDS encoding glycosyltransferase family 2 protein, translating to MIDNKNLGVIILTFNEEIHIARCINSVKAIASQIVVIDSFSTDNTVAIAESLGAVVLQNKWENNHAKQLNWGLANAPLTTDWILRIDADEVLTPALQQEIAQKLPILSKDITGVVLPRYNYFMGKQIKRGTGVLKILRLFRRGKAVCENKLMDEHMVLLEGQSVSFTNVMIDNNLNNLSWWTTKHNNYSNREMINLICNQFDLLDSNNDTKTLTKAAKSKRKLKSKYARLPLFWRAGAYFFYRYILKGGFLEGKEGFLWHFLQGFWYRILVDAKIFEIKKACGNDKQKIKSYIKQHYNIEI from the coding sequence ATGATTGATAATAAAAATTTAGGTGTCATTATCTTAACCTTTAACGAGGAGATACATATCGCGCGTTGTATAAATAGTGTTAAAGCTATAGCTTCTCAAATTGTTGTAATAGATTCATTTTCTACAGATAATACGGTTGCAATTGCAGAAAGTTTAGGTGCTGTTGTGTTACAAAATAAGTGGGAAAACAATCATGCTAAACAATTAAATTGGGGTTTAGCAAATGCACCTTTAACTACAGATTGGATTTTGCGCATTGATGCAGATGAGGTCCTTACACCTGCTTTACAACAAGAGATTGCACAAAAGCTTCCAATATTATCTAAAGATATTACTGGAGTTGTGTTACCACGTTATAATTATTTTATGGGTAAACAAATAAAGCGTGGTACAGGTGTTTTAAAAATATTGCGTCTTTTTAGACGTGGTAAAGCAGTGTGTGAAAACAAACTTATGGATGAGCATATGGTGTTGCTAGAGGGACAATCCGTAAGCTTTACAAATGTAATGATAGATAATAATTTAAATAACCTATCATGGTGGACAACAAAGCATAACAACTATAGTAATCGCGAAATGATTAATCTAATTTGTAATCAATTTGATTTACTAGATAGTAATAATGACACAAAAACTTTAACTAAAGCAGCAAAAAGCAAAAGAAAATTAAAATCTAAATACGCACGTCTACCATTATTTTGGCGCGCAGGCGCATACTTTTTTTATCGTTATATATTAAAAGGAGGATTTTTGGAAGGTAAGGAGGGGTTTTTATGGCATTTTTTACAAGGCTTTTGGTATCGTATACTTGTCGATGCTAAAATTTTTGAAATCAAAAAAGCCTGTGGAAACGATAAACAAAAAATTAAAAGCTATATAAAGCAACATTACAATATTGAAATATAA